A single genomic interval of Eurosta solidaginis isolate ZX-2024a chromosome 3, ASM4086904v1, whole genome shotgun sequence harbors:
- the hig gene encoding locomotion-related protein Hikaru genki isoform X1 produces MSPLQAHENLQHLRHKPIWLLVLLIFFVVVLDKTATATTENEQTTTPEPDASPGCKAPDIRFTVIRPETTTEQPYAKFETTQIYLPEDVTTSDAEDVERINIDLTARQPGINDNKMSAIVNPYQVDLADQHDLAGMHGIGDDDTLVAIDDEEDDAADTEDDGTRKRKQNGKMNKKRRAGGGRRRRIENENGQTRGRGSRYKRQVIHHDPEASSDIDKWGGSKLAADGDVYYVHIDDILKSGTPNAELRFKLHKLKRKKNTANNFTCTDDSSSSNNNKEQCKQSLAKKKKKKATVSDLTKPIVVNDKQTRHQQTKDTLQQKKHHRRRGDSHEDKRIGSEKRKREEDLNLSPRYRRDVNGVLMRTANLNNSAKENDFEVTVNAAEYTSDLNASTTIGRHSNSKNYLNDEQLPGDDDVPAVYGNETEADALQRVKRKSGKTTGALSRPKGGGDSSSKTTSRKDKGIYDEEGGYSPVHPDETEEDEEEEEEEEVDIQQQFTEVSEIRFPGEIGPLGDRRLCKIRCVKGKWVGPLCATNEEDDNGNVKFQPLYKSCHVNRIPPHLLLSYRNISVTPIPSVRGRRNRTSKSTFISNTQINVGWDLPHGHSLQARCKDLGMYKLLGESRVLCSNGLWAPRMPSCVPTTLLTNFSDDSAPSIRIKVYNGSGAFEPSGVLAVLPQSSILLDCMYPRVRGIPEWTWTSWYKQYATGWSHEDKNLRYRLTIKDIQNGDSGTFTCTSPRGLTNSIAIVVATSTCPQLPEPVSPLTLRLEGNKLGQRAVYNCPPGYRIDGIANATCLASGNWSSPPPTCQAVQCPRLTLDDPHLSLIELNTSAWGRAMFKCQWGFKLTGPPRLDCEPTGVWSGPVPRCKAIQCSTPVAPLNGRIGGTNLNQRRLTVGALVTFSCNEGHTLVGEPSIICTETGLWSHSPPFCKSQCPYPGDPPNGLIAPLKFNYDSGDYLSVQCRPGFVQYSENGPPERPKCQPDGNWSGPVPKCRSYEEV; encoded by the exons TATCGATTTGACCGCCCGTCAACCTGGCATCAACGACAATAAGATGAGCGCTATCGTTAATCCCTACCAAGTCGATCTGGCTGACCAGCACGACCTGGCAGGGATGCACGGTATTGGTGATGATGACACACTCGTCGCCATTGACGACGAGGAGGACGACGCGGCCGACACTGAAGATGATGGTACACGCAAACGTAAACAAAATGGTAAAATGAATAAGAAACGTCGTGCGGGTGGGGGACGCCGTCGACgtatagaaaatgaaaatggacaAACACGTGGTCGTGGTAGTCGATATAAACGCCAAGTCATACATCATGATCCCGAAGCATCGTCCGATATAGATAAGTGGGGTGGTAGCAAGTTAGCCGCAGACGGAGATGTTTATTATGTACACATCGATGATATACTCAAATCGGGTACACCCAATGCCGAGCTACGTTTTAAGTTGCATAAATTGAAACGAAAGAAGAATACAGCAAATAACTTCACATGCACTgatgatagcagcagcagcaacaacaacaaagagcaATGCAAACAATCTTTagctaaaaagaagaagaagaaagctACTGTCAGCGACTTAACTAAACCGATTGTGGTAAATGACAAGCAGACCAGGCACCAGCAAACCAAAGACACACTACAGCAAAAAAAGCATCATCGTCGACGCGGTGACAGTCATGAGGATAAACGAATTGGTAGTGAAAAGCGAAAACGCGAAGAAGATTTGAATTTAAGTCCACGATATCGACGTGATGTTAATGGCGTATTGATGAGGACAGCAAATTTGAATAACTCAGCTAAAGAAAATGATTTCGAAGTGACAGTGAATGCGGCGGAATATACTAGCGACTTGAATGCGTCCACAACAATTGGACGACACAGTAATAGCAAAAACTATTTGAATGATGAGCAGCTGCCGGGCGATGACGATGTGCCGGCGGTGTATGGCAATGAAACGGAAGCGGATGCGCTGCAGCGCGTCAAACGCAAGTCCGGCAAGACAACCGGCGCATTGAGTCGTCCCAAGGGCGGCGGAGATTCTAGCTCGAAGACGACAAGTCGCAAGGATAAGG GTATTTACGACGAAGAAGGTGGCTACTCACCCGTACATCCCGATGAAACTGAAGAAGAcgaggaagaagaagaagaggaagaagtcGATATTCAACAACAATTCACTGAAGTGTCGGAAATACGTTTTCCAGGTGAAATAGGACCATTGGGTGATCGAAGATTATGCAAAATACGTTGTGTTAAAGGGAAATGGGTGGGACCGCTGTGCGCCACCAACGAGGAGG ATGATAATGGCAATGTGAAATTTCAACCTTTATATAAGAGTTGCCATGTTAATCGAATTCCGCCGCATTTACTGTTGAGCTATCGTAATATATCAGTG ACCCCGATACCGTCCGTAAGAGGTCGTCGCAATCGAACTTCCAAATCGACTTTTATTTCCAATACACAAATT AATGTTGGTTGGGATTTGCCCCATGGACACTCGTTGCAGGCACGTTGCAAAGATCTAGGCATGTACAAGTTACTCGGCGAATCGCGTGTGCTATGCTCGAATGGTTTATGGGCACCACGTATGCCTTCATGTGTACCCACTACGCTTCTTACAAACTTCTCCGATGATAGCGCACCATCTATTCGTATTAAAGTATATAATGGATCTGGCGCGTTTGAGCCATCCGGCGTGCTAGCGGTGTTGCCACAAAGCTCAATATTGTTAGACTGCATGTATCCACGTGTACGTGGCATACCCGAGTGGACATGGACTAGTTGGTATAAGCAGTATGCAACAG GTTGGTCACATGAGGATAAAAATCTACGCTATCGTCTTACAATTAAGGACATACAAAATGGAGATTCCGGCACATTTACGTGCACTTCACCACGCGGCTTAACCAATAGTATTGCAATTGTTGTGGCCACATCGACATGTCCGCAGCTACCAGAACCGGTGTCGCCGCTCACGTTACGCTTGGAGGGTAATAAGCTCGGACAACGTGCTGTGTATAACTGCCCTCCAGGTTATCGCATCGATGGTATTGCGAATGCAACATGCTTAGCCTCGGGTAATTGGTCATCGCCGCCGCCTACTTGTCAGGCTGTGCAGTGTCCTCGTTTGACTTTGGACGATCCACATTTGAGTTTGATCGAGTTAAATACGTCGGCGTGGGGGCGGGCGATGTTCAAATGCCAGTGGGGTTTTAAGCTGACCGGCCCGCCGAGACTGGATTGTGAGCCGACGGGCGTGTGGAGTGGCCCAGTACCACGTTGTAAGG ccatCCAATGTTCGACGCCGGTGGCGCCATTAAATGGACGTATCGGCGGTACCAATTTAAATCAGCGTCGTCTCACCGTTGGCGCTTTGGTCACATTCAGTTGCAATGAGGGGCATACATTGGTCGGTGAGCCGAGCATCATTTGCACCGAGACAGGACTTTGGTCACATTCGCCACCATTTT GCAAATCTCAATGTCCTTACCCCGGCGATCCGCCAAATGGTTTAATAGCACCACTCAAATTTAATTATGATTCCGGTGATTACCTGAGCGTACAATGTCGACCCGGTTTTGTGCAATACAGCGAGAATGGACCACCAGAACGTCCGAAATGTCAACCGGATGGTAATTGGTCGGGACCAGTGCCCAAGTGTCGCAGTTATGAGGAAGTGTAG